The sequence CAGTTGTCCTTGCTCACGGTGACCGTGCACCACTGACTCCTATGGAATCCCTCTTCATGCCCAGGCCCTTCCTCCCCTGAGGGTCAGTCCTGGGCTGTTCAGGTCCCAACTGCCCTCATACCTGGGGttcaaaatctttcatctctgttggtcaaacccctcttccctccccaaatcTGACATCTCTCTTGTCCGAGTCCTGCAGGAGgcctttccccagcaccttccccggggCTGAGGTGAAGGTGGCCCGCCTGCAACTCTCCCAAactcctttcttgcccttctcaggTGAGGCTTGGTCCTTGCCTTTGCTGAGTACCATGGAacttccctgcttgctctggctTTTCTGAGATGATTGAGAGAGGAGGTCTCACAataatgccagccagctccaccaccaccgCTCTGCCCTTTCCCACACCCAAAGCCTTCTAACTATCACAAACTTCCAGAGGCATGCCCACAAAACAGCACACACTTGCCCTGGTCCTCTGGGCCTGTTCACAAGGGAACCagagaggatttctttggcaGGCCCACAGCTCTGATGGggtctctgtgcagctcagagcttTCCGGAGAACTTTTCTCAGTGCCCTCCTTGTCCCCCACAACATCTCTGGCCCACCGGCTGTAGATGAGGGTATCGAGCAGTGGGCTGAGGATGGTGTAGGAAAAGGGGTTTGTCAGACTGCGTCAGGAGGGCTGTTCTGGGCATCGCACAGACAAGGATGAGGGTGTCACGGGGACAGTGACACtggtgaggggagaggagcagccggaCAAGACCTCCTGTCTGCCCACGCtgatggcagagctgccccaggccggcagctcTGACGCACAGACAGGGTGCCCGTGTGAACAGGAAGGGCAGGCTGGCCCGAAGAAGAAGGTTATGGAAGCAAACACCatgaatgtcacggtgccactgcaggagagctccactgaaatcacGGAAGAGGTGGCCCACCCCACTGGGgccacagagctctgtctgtgACAAGAATGAAATGAGTGCTGCCGATGACAGAAATACCCCCAGCTAAggtacagctgcctccccaggacaGACCTTCCAGTCTGGGCATCTTGCAGAGAGAAGCGGGCGGCACACAGCCCGGTGCTGATCTTTGCGTGCGGCCGCCAGTGGGAAACACTCAGCACATGCAGAAGGTGCCCAAACTAGCACGcacactgctgtgagcagaggggattccagcgaggaagaacatttgtttctctgttggttGATGAAGCAAATCGGCAAGGAAGTTCAGAGAGGGGAAGGGTGAAGGTACGTGTGTCCCTGAGTGCATTCATTGCCCCTAGATGTGCTCTGCCCCTTCTGAAACCTGAGAGATGACTTCTTCTACAGGGCACTGTCCATCAGGCCCAGAAGGTctgccagggtggggctggggatgttctacatgtgccctgtgtggggtggctgagggagctggacacCGTTTGCCCAGCGGTGTGGAGGCTTCAGACACTCTAGAAGTAGCCTGAGAGGGAGCGAGGGGTGAGTTCAGAGATGGGGGAGTTCTCTTTGTAGGGAGATACAGCAGGAGCAAGAACTAATGCCACAGAGTGCAGGTGGGGAGGCCCAGAgcgggcacagagcaatgtccctggaagggcagggctgtggtggaacaggtcaccccgagggagactggagcagccccaggctttgtgtttcacggagcaggcagggaggacggggagatctcaggaaaggaagggagatgctgaggTGAGAGCAAGGTGTGGCAGCCGGGTGGacatctccagcctgcagagaaagaggtgcaggtgtgggacacggtgggacaccTTGGGGTGGGGACAAGAGAGGGATGAGGAAACTCTGACagtgccccagcagagctgagctctctctgcccttggctctggctggtgtctctgccactggtggccatgaggaagccccttcccctcccagcactgggtctcgtggcctccccttccccagccgagagcctgggaggtgctggaccatggtcctgcccttggcattgcccgtccccacatGACACTGCCCCAGGAAGGGCCCTGAGCAATGGGGCAGGGACGGGATTCcccctcccaggggctggggtcaGGTCTTGGCCCTTGTGTTTAATGTAAGACATGGAGGGTcactcagaatctgttccaccttgccatggcctttgtttacctgTCAGCTCTGCCTGGCGCTCTCAGCTctaagcagccctggggaggctttgtcagtaatgGTCCTCACGGGGACACATTAACACTGCCATGGCCTGGGGAGTTGGCATCAGAGTTTCACTTTCTGACAGGCACCCGCCTTGTTCTGCCACTGCCTGAGGTCCCTGGGCTCGGCaccaaacccacccgcggggtccttaaaatgcctggggctggtcctgtgctgcggagctgggccgggctcctgggccggagggagctgagggcaagtggtcagcgctgcagagagccagctctgcccaggagcagctcctctgcaaagggcagcagggccgagggcactgcctgcaggcaccgagggcacaggagccgggcacagcgagggcagaggcagacggccctgggagggtgctgagagctcagaggaggagaaaccttgccagcccgtgacaccgtcggtctgtgggtgcggggcagggcagctgcaggtggcggagggatgtggtgcagccggcacagccccaggaatgtccctcctgtccagaggaggaggccgtgctcccgagcagggcttccctgctgcgctgccagagggacaggccacggctctgccttctcccggggacggctgcgggggggtgcagccgcgggtgcagccgcgggtgcccagggctgtccttccgagcagggtccctgcacccccggggctgcgtgctggggcagggactctgccgccggccagggtcagcactcagcctgcccggggagctgcccgcggcgccggggggagcagctgtggggggcaggagagacccccggcagggcagggtcctgctgctgtggagagagaggctgctgcgtggggcagggctgctcccagccccacatcacccccaggacacgggcagaggcagcatttcaaGAGGAAGCCCAAGGCAGGGATTACTACCAAGAGAAGGAGCTTGCTTATGGCTGGGTTTACAAtctcctgcttttgcagaatttggggagagaaatggaaaaggagttCTCGCGCTTGCAGAAGGCACTGAGACACCGGAGCTGAAGCCCCGAgtgagcagcatctctgacagcAGCTTCCTAAAGTGCCTTCAGCCACTCCCCCGCCTCTggacagcaccagcatcacccatCAGGGTTGCTCTGACCTGCCCTTTTCGACCTGGGAACAGGAATATGCGCCCAGGCAGTGCCCTGCTAACAGGCAGGTTTCTCTAGCGCCAAGGTGAGTGCACAGAGCTTGGGACGGGGTCTGTCCGTGCTGACAGGGAAAGACCTGGCACAGGGAAGCACCTTCCAGggggaaaaactgcagagagcgGGGCTACGGCCCGGCAATGAgaggaaatgcagacagaaacgTGGGAGGGAGAGTTCAGAAATCTCCATCTCATCCCCTCCAGCGCAGAGCCCTTCCTCTGAGCAagcccccctgcctcctcctctcccaccagcgAAGCCTCTGCTCTCAGGGCAGTGGGGTCCAAGGCAggaccctcctcctctcagcctgagctgcagcagagccggggtgcagctctgcagccccgtgcccagtgccctctgcagagctccggggctgggagcagccgcccGGCAATgttggtgtctgggaggaggcagcacagcggCAGAAGGGTAACGCTGTCCTGGGGCTGAGTGCTCTGCAGCGgatccctctgctctcagcagtgtcTGGTTGTGTTCCAGGGTCACGTAAGAATGTCATTGCCCTCCCTGTCATCAAAGACAAGCCCAGGGCAGCTCCGAACAAGCTGGTGGGACAGAGCAGCTGCCCGCACTCTGCGCTAAGCCgcaggctgtgctccttccctcaCAGGACTTGCTCTGAtctccctgggtgcagcagaaatgctgggcGTTTCTCACCTCCAAGAACACTCCCCAGGTCAGATGGGGGAGATCTAAAACACCCAGACCTCTCAAACTGCCTTCTACCCTCCTCGTTCCTTAGCCCTGGGAGTGCAGGTGCTGACATCCCTTCTGCATTACAAAGGATTGCATCTGAGAAAGTCAGACCCCAGCTCTGGCTCCTACCCCCCATCCCCACAACTCCACTGCTGCAtagcagggctggctcctgggcagccagcaggcagaggCCCCGCTCCCCACGGCACAGAGTACCAGCTAGAGATCCAGGCACGGAGCTGACAGAAGTTCCCcgacaaaaggaaaaatgagatgtgTGGGTGTGCAGTGGGGACAGGGGTGTTGGGAAAGGGctttggttttgctcagaaaagtCTGCTCTAACTTGTTAACCACACTGTAAATAACACTGTTGTTTCCCCCTTGGTCAGTCCCCATGTCCAGAGGTAGCagatgtccaacggcagctccgtcaccgggttcctcctcctggcattcgcagacagacgggagctgcagctcctgcacttctggctcttcctgggcatctccctggctgccctcctgggcaacggcctcatcatcaccgccatcgcctgtgaccaccgcctgcacacccccatgtacttcttcctcctcaacctctccctcctcgacctgggctccctctccaccactctccccaaagccatggccaactccctctggcacaacaggcacatctcctacctCGGATGTGCTGCCCAgctatttttctttgtcttcttttttggagcagagttttctctcctcaccatcatggcctacgaccgctacgttgccatctgcaaccccctgcactacgggaccctcctgggcagcagagcttgtgcccacatggcagcagctgcctggggctctgggTTTCTCTATGCTCTGCTGCACACAGccagcacattttcactgccactctgcaaaggcaacaccctgggccagttcttctgtgaaatcccccagatcctcaagctctcctgctcacactcctacctcagggaagttgggcttatcgtGGTTGGtgtctgtttggcttttgggtgttttgttttcattgtggtgtcttatgtgcagatcttcagggccgtgctgaggatcccctctgagcagggatggcacaaagccttttccacgtgcctccctcacctggccgtggtctccctgttTCTCAGCACTGTCATATTTGCCCATCTGAAGCCCcgttccctctcctccccagccctggacctggtggtgtcatttctgtactcggttcTGCCTCCAGCTGTGAACCCCTTAAtttacagcatgaggaaccaggagctcAGGGATGCCTTGAGGAAGGTGTTTTCATGGACATTTTGCAGCAGTGACAAGCAGCCCATCTCTCTCCACAAATGAATTCCAGTGGatcccagagcagggctgaggggtTTATTCTTTCCTGTGTTATTAGCAGTACTACTACTGCTTATGTTTTTAGCATCATCATATCAACCACATCATTATCATTAACCTTGACAAGGATAATGTTCctacacaaacattttcattcatcCCCATTCTGCTGAGGCATTAATCACTTCTATTTCACTTTGAATCCACGTAAATTTGTTTCTAACTctctcacagcatctctgtaataaAATGAGATCTCCCCAGTAGGGCActtgaaggctgagctcttcttccAGTGTGGATGTCAAGAACAGATCTGAGGAATTACattctgaaaagagattttttattGTGATTCTCCACGGCTCCTGGCGCAGAGAGCTCCCAGTCACCTTGTGACACATTGAGGCTGTCAGCCGGACTTGAGGCTCCTGTGCCAGCGCCTTGTGACAGTGAAGATGGTGAGTGGGCACTGAGGAACGTACTCAGGCCGGTCCCACGTGGGAGGTGGCAGGTGATGTCCTTCAGGAGGGGCACCTGGGGCTGGCTGGAGCGTGGGGGGGATCTCCAGGGTCAGTGTgtctggggtgggcagggaatgGAGCCCCACAGAGCGTGAGATTCTCTGAGGTCGAGTCACCCAACAGTAAAGTGTTCAGTCCCGGTTTCTGCAGGTGAACCAGGACTCTGCAACCCTGCGAGAGGACAAAGAGACCCAGCAGGCATAGGGAAGGGAGGCTGGAGAGTGATTCATGTCACCATTAGTAAGGTACAGCtgatggagctggagctgcccctGGTGCCTTTGGAaatgctccccagtgcccccaagcACCGCTGCCAGGCCCTCAGGATTCCACCCACCCGCAGCCAGACAGggcccttccctgctccctgtgagAGCTCCAGGAGCCAAGAGGCTCcaggggcggcggggagggcagggcagggcccagcAGTCCCTCTGGtgccagagcagctcccagtGGTCGGGATGGGACCCACTGAAATGTCCAGTGAGCTTGTGGGGAAATAAAATCTCCGTGCTAGTGATCTCCAGCTCAGCTGGAGAAAACACAGGCCAGCTGCATCTGGCTGTGAAACTGAACCTGCCCAGAGCAGACGGTGGTACTAGGCACGTCCACaagtcccttctgacccaaatgAAAGGCTGTAAAGtagagctgggcacaggggacGCTGCTGTCAGTGGCTTTTGCTGACGTTGGTCAACCCTGTCCTCAGGATTTCACCTCCCAAGAGGGGACACTGTCCTGTGGGTGACAGAAGTCAAGCAGGTGTGGGGAAACTGCAGAAAAGTCCTCAGAAATGCTGC is a genomic window of Athene noctua unplaced genomic scaffold, bAthNoc1.hap1.1 HAP1_HAP1_scaffold_34, whole genome shotgun sequence containing:
- the LOC141974174 gene encoding olfactory receptor 14A16-like; the encoded protein is MSNGSSVTGFLLLAFADRRELQLLHFWLFLGISLAALLGNGLIITAIACDHRLHTPMYFFLLNLSLLDLGSLSTTLPKAMANSLWHNRHISYLGCAAQLFFFVFFFGAEFSLLTIMAYDRYVAICNPLHYGTLLGSRACAHMAAAAWGSGFLYALLHTASTFSLPLCKGNTLGQFFCEIPQILKLSCSHSYLREVGLIVVGVCLAFGCFVFIVVSYVQIFRAVLRIPSEQGWHKAFSTCLPHLAVVSLFLSTVIFAHLKPRSLSSPALDLVVSFLYSVLPPAVNPLIYSMRNQELRDALRKVFSWTFCSSDKQPISLHK